A single Lactuca sativa cultivar Salinas chromosome 8, Lsat_Salinas_v11, whole genome shotgun sequence DNA region contains:
- the LOC111884025 gene encoding cytochrome P450 93A3: MVDIYSYFILLLISFISILFIRSYYASSLCKSRLLPSPLALPIIGHLHLLAPIPHQALHKLSTRYGPVFRFLLGSVPCVAVSSPEMAKEFLRTYEASFLDRPRNTTTVYLTYGSKDFMFAPYGSYWKLMKKLIMSELLNGRTLDLLLPVRQDEINRFMNMLSQNAKLGMPVDLKGELFKLTNNVISRMIVSERCSEDENEASNMMKLVTEITEISGRFNLADYIWFCKNLDLQGFGKRLKELHPLYDKLVERIIREHEEERRKKKDKDEVKDLLDILLNVSEDDSMELKVSRENIKAFILNLFVAGSDSSALTIEWGLAELINHPRVMKKATEEIDRVVGKNRILEESDIPNLPYLQAIVKETLRLHPTAPIIPRTSTEDCIVGGYHIPSKTTVFVNVWALGRDPENWKDPLEFNPERFEGSQVDVRGQHFQMLPFGSGRRMCPGMSLAMQIAQVALGAMLQCFEWKAGQHGDTARVDMKEGPGITLPRANPLVCIPVPRLHSLTVADLKFG, from the exons ATGGTTGACATCTATAGCTACTTCATACTCTTACTCATTTCGTTTATCTCCATTCTATTCATCCGATCCTACTATGCATCTTCCCTGTGCAAATCCCGGCTTCTGCCGAGCCCTTTGGCCCTTCCGATCATCGGACACCTCCACCTCCTTGCTCCAATCCCTCACCAAGCTTTACACAAGCTCTCCACTCGATATGGTCCAGTATTccgattcttacttggatcagtacCTTGTGTTGCTGTTtcttcaccagaaatggcaaaaGAATTCCTTAGAACATACGAAGCTTCTTTCTTAGATCGACCCCGAAACACCACAACAGTCTACTTGACCTACGGGTCAAAAGATTTCATGTTTGCTCCTTATGGATCCTACTGGAAACTCATGAAGAAACTGATTATGTCGGAGCTCTTAAACGGTAGAACACTCGATTTACTTCTTCCTGTACGACAAGACGAGATTAATCGGTTCATGAACATGTTATCACAAAACGCAAAACTTGGTATGCCTGTGGATCTTAAAGGCGAGCTTTTCAAGTTGACAAACAACGTGATTTCGAGAATGATTGTGAGCGAAAGGTGTTCGGAGGATGAAAACGAAGCATCTAATATGATGAAGCTGGTTACCGAGATAACAGAGATTAGCGGTAGATTTAACCTCGCAGATTACATCTGGTTCTGTAAGAATCTTGATTTACAAGGGTTTGGAAAACGTTTAAAGGAGCTACACCCACTTTACGATAAATTGGTAGAAAGGATCATACGTGAACATGAAGAAGAAAGGAGGAAGAAGAAGGACAAAGATGAAGTGAAGGACCTTCTGGACATTCTACTCAATGTTTCAGAAGATGATTCCATGGAGCTGAAAGTGAGCAGAGAAAACATTAAAGCCTTTATTCTG AACTTATTCGTTGCAGGATCAGACTCATCCGCACTTACTATAGAATGGGGTTTAGCCGAACTAATCAACCATCCCAGAGTAATGAAAAAAGCAACAGAAGAAATAGATCGAGTTGTCGGAAAAAACCGAATACTAGAAGAATCCGACATACCGAATCTTCCATACCTCCAAGCAATCGTGAAGGAAACCCTAAGGTTACACCCCACAGCCCCAATAATCCCGAGAACATCAACCGAAGATTGCATAGTCGGAGGCTACCATATTCCTTCAAAAACTACTGTTTTTGTAAATGTTTGGGCCCTTGGTAGGGATCCGGAGAATTGGAAGGACCCACTGGAGTTCAATCCTGAAAGGTTTGAAGGGAGTCAGGTGGATGTTAGAGGACAACACTTCCAGATGTTGCCGTTTGGGAGCGGGAGACGAATGTGTCCTGGGATGTCTTTAGCGATGCAAATCGCACAAGTGGCTTTGGGTGCGATGCTTCAATGCTTCGAGTGGAAGGCTGGTCAACACGGGGATACAGCCCGTGTTGATATGAAAGAGGGACCTGGGATAACACTTCCTAGAGCTAATCCTTTGGTTTGTATTCCTGTGCCAAGACTTCATTCACTCACAGTCGCGGATTTAAAGTTTGGGTAG
- the LOC111884029 gene encoding uncharacterized protein LOC111884029 translates to MVAIKIGMLHYVLDHVYGAFMHRTKLSTPFFSRGWGGTKLDLLERMIRQIFPVVEGQNWPPRLIQPVWKTVWETKSACLKEGVFRTPCDEQLINALPPESHIARVAFLAPKFVPTHKMACVVHLAGTGDHSFERRLRLGGPLLKENIATMVLESPFYGQRRPFLQSGSKLLCVSDLLLLGRATIEEARSLLHWLDSEAGFGKMGVCGLSMGGVHAAMVGSLHPTPIATFPFLSPHSAVVAFCEGVLKHATAWEALRDDLSVHNAGMTLDEVRERMRNVLSLTDVTRFPIPKNPDAVILVAATDDGYIPKHSVLEVQRAWPGSEVRWVTGGHVSSFILHNGEFRRAIRDGLNRLQWKESPL, encoded by the exons ATGGTGGCTATAAAAATTGGGATGCTTCACTATGTATTGGACCATGTATATGGTGCATTCATGCACAGAACAAAACTAAGCACACCGTTCTTTTCAAGAGGATGGGGTGGCACAAAGCTTGATCTTTTAGAACGAATGATTCGACAGATTTTCCCAGTAGTTGAAGGCCAAAATTGGCCTCCAAGATTGATTCAACCCGTTTGGAAAACAGTTTGGGAAACCAAAAGTGCTTGTTTGAAAGAAGGTGTTTTCAGGACCCCTTGTGATGAACAACTTATCAATGCATTGCCTCCTGAGAGTCACATTGCAAGAGTTGCTTTTCTAGCCCCAAAATTTGTCCCAACTCACAAAATGGCTTGTGTTGTTCATCTCGCAG GTACTGGGGACCATAGTTTTGAGCGAAGGTTGCGACTTGGTGGGCCACTTTTGAAGGAAAATATAGCAACAATGGTTCTTGAGAG CCCTTTTTATGGACAAAGGCGCCCATTTCTGCAAAGTGGGTCAAAATTGTTATGTGTGAGTGATTTGCTGTTATTAGGAAGAGCTACCATTGAAGAAGCACGCAGTCTCCTACATTGGTTGGATTCTGAAGCAGGTTTTGGTAAAATGGGCGTTTGTGGTCTAAGCATGG GTGGAGTACATGCTGCCATGGTTGGATCATTACATCCTACACCTATTGCTACATTTCCATTTCTATCCCCGCATTCTGCTGTTGTGGCATTCTGTGAAGGGGTATTAAAGCATGCAACAGCATGGGAAGCACTAAGAGATGATCTTTCAGTGCATAATGCTGGTATGACACTTGATGAAGTAAGAGAGCGGATGAGAAACGTATTGTCTCTCACAGATGTCACACGTTTCCCAATACCCAAAAACCCTGACGCTGTTATTCTTGTTGCAGCCACT GATGATGGATACATACCCAAACACTCAGTGTTGGAGGTGCAAAGAGCTTGGCCAGGATCTGAAGTGAGATGGGTGACAGGTGGACATGTGTCATCGTTCATTCTTCACAATGGGGAGTTCAGAAGAGCCATTAGAGACGGGTTAAACAGATTACAGTGGAAGGAGTCTCCTTTATGA
- the LOC111884032 gene encoding polygalacturonase inhibitor produces MKMKTSFFTIALLSLFLSLYPSLSQRCNKKDEKILLRIKKSFGNPDVLTTWTKEIDCCSWYSVQCDEYTDRISALTIFSGNISGRITEAIGNLPYLETLILRKLTNLTGQIPSSIAKLTKLKTLTISYTNISGPIPSFLSQIKSLATLDLSYNGFTGTIPPELSLLPKLRTLRLDRNRLTGTIPESFGNFTGRLPAIYLSHNLLNGSVPQSMAQVNFTALDLSRNRLMGDLSVFFGMNKTIKAANFSRNLFEFNFSNLNQFPESLSVLDLNHNRIYGSLPATLTGLKLQTWNVSFNRLCGEIPTGGSLQKYDSSAYFHNQCLCGSPLPAC; encoded by the coding sequence ATGAAAATGAAGACATCTTTCTTCACCATTGCTCTTCTCTCCCTCTTCCTCTCCCTTTACCCTTCTCTCTCCCAACGTTGCAACAAAAAAGACGAAAAAATCCTTCTCAGAATCAAAAAATCATTTGGAAATCCCGATGTCTTAACAACTTGGACCAAAGAAATCGACTGTTGTTCATGGTACTCTGTGCAATGTGACGAGTACACCGATCGTATCAGTGCACTCACCATCTTCTCCGGCAACATCTCCGGTCGAATCACAGAGGCCATCGGCAACCTCCCTTAcctcgaaaccctaattttgcGGAAGCTCACAAATCTCACCGGCCAAATTCCGTCTTCAATTGCCAAACTCACCAAACTCAAAACTCTCACCATTAGCTATACAAATATCTCCGGCCCCATCCCTTCTTTCCTCAGTCAAATCAAAAGCTTAGCGACACTGGATTTATCGTACAATGGTTTCACCGGAACAATCCCGCCGGAGCTCTCTTTGTTGCCAAAACTCCGAACACTTCGCCTGGACAGGAATAGACTAACCGGAACAATTCCTGAGTCGTTTGGGAATTTCACCGGAAGGCTTCCGGCGATTTATCTATCTCATAACCTACTGAATGGAAGTGTACCCCAGTCAATGGCTCAGGTGAACTTCACGGCGTTAGATTTGTCCAGAAACAGGCTCATGGGAGACTTGTCGGTGTTTTTTGGGATGAATAAGACGATTAAAGCTGCTAATTTTTCGAGGAACTTGTTTGAGTTTAACTTCTCGAATTTGAATCAGTTTCCGGAGAGCTTGTCGGTGTTAGATTTGAATCATAACAGGATATATGGGAGTTTGCCGGCGACGTTGACAGGACTAAAATTGCAGACGTGGAACGTTAGTTTCAATAGACTGTGTGGTGAAATTCCGACCGGCGGAAGTTTGCAGAAGTACGATAGCTCGGCGTATTTTCATAACCAGTGCCTGTGTGGCTCTCCATTGCCTGCATGCTAA